CATGGTCAGGTTGAGGACCACCGATTTACGCTCTCTGAGTGCTTGAATCGCCTGAGGCATCTCTTCAAAGGAGCGTGGCTCCATAACCAACACCTCCGACAGGCCGTTGGTTGCTCCTGGCATTCCGATGACGTTACTGGTATGACCGCTCATGCCGCCTCCAACTGCACCAACCTCGTTGCTGACCGGCCCTCCCAGAGAAGTCACGCGATCGCGACGGTTGCGGCGACGACGCCCAGCAGCCTCTTCTGACTCAGGCCGCGCATTCTCTTCCTGGTAAAGGTTTTGGTAGTCCTCACCCTGGTCTAACTCATCGTACTCGTACTCGTAGTCTACTGGCTCGTTGAAACTCACGAAGTCCCGCAACTTTGAGAAAATGTTGTTCATAACGCCTGCTCCATCACTTACTCCGGCATACCCATCGAATGCGATCACCCTAATCTTGTGAAAGCCGCGTCCCCCCCGATTTAAGACTGAAATCTTTTGGCGAGGTCTAACCTAACCTGTCGAACTTGCCCACTTGTTGCCTTAGTTCGCTAACTGTTCACTCGTATTCGGGCGATCTTTTCAGAATTGATCTTTATAAGCCAGTTCATAAGTACAGGTTCAACTTATTAAACCTTACTTACGGCTGATGTCAATACGCTTGGCGTATGTTATCAGGCTATGAAAATCAATGCAGTCTTCTCTAACTCCAGTAGATGCGGTAGCAGAATTCGCCTATCAGCTCTAAAGCGGGCTGAACCTTGGTCGAATCCTTACACGCCAGGAGTATACCGCAGATCCCCTGGCTGGCTACCCCAGGTTGCAGATTCTCAGTCATTCAGTTTTGGGAGGGTCTGCCAAAATAGAATCTCTGTGGTTGGAATCTCTGTGGTTGGATTGGATTCATGGCTGAACACGGCGGCAAAGTCCTGGCTGACAACCGCCAGGCACGACATTACTTTGAAATTCTGGAGACATATGAAGCGGGAATTGAACTCACCGGTACGGAGGTGAAGTCTATCCGGGCTGGTAAGGCCAACCTAAGGGACGCTTTTGCGCGTTTTCGCAATGGTGAGTTGCTGCTGATGAACATGCATGTCTCTCCTCACCAAAATACAACTCAAGCGTTTAACCACGATCCCTTGCGCAATCGCAAACTGTTAATGCATCGGCAGGAGATCCGCAAACTGGTTGGCAAGGTTGAGCAAAAGGGGCTGACCTTGGTAATACTTAAGCTCTATCTCAAGAACGGGTGGATCAAGGCAGACGTAGCTCTAGCCAAAGGGAAGAAGCTACATGACAAACGTGACGACCTTAAGCAGAAACAGGCTAAACGCGAGATCGAGCGGGCCATGAAGGTCCGTTAAAGGCTCTGTTCAGCACTGGCTACTCCAGCGCGAGCAAGAGCCTTACTCACAGGTGTCCTACTCAAGGCAATACGTTTAGGGCACTACTTCAGAGCACTACTACAGAGAGCACAAAGCCGAGTCAGTGACTGGCTCGGCCTCGCTATACAGGGTCTCCTGACTTTGGATGTTCAGAGCTTCATCTAGCCAGAGCAGGTTGATGTCTTGAACAACCCCGTCACTGAGCTGAATAAGGCTGAAATTCCGCAATGTGTGCTCTGGGCTACGAACAATCCGAGGGACATCGGCGGCATTGAGATAAACCGTTCCAGCCGCATCTCGATGCACTCGCTGTCGCTTTTGGGTCTTAGTGTGGCGCAACTGGTGGTGCATGTGGCCAAACACCACGAGAGGCACGGCTCGGCCAGCAGAGCGAGCTTTGACAATCGCCTGTTCCAAATCAGGGTCGCCGTGATCACCACCAATGGGTTGCCAGTCTCTGCCACAGGGCGCCTCAGGGGCATCTCCCAAGCCAGTAGGACCGCAGTGAGCCAGAAAAATTAGACTGGGCTGATTAGCAGCTTTGACCCCAGACAAGATGCGATCAGTCGAGTCTGCGAATGAATTCACATCGAAGTAGGTGTGGTAGAACTCTTCGTGCTTCCACAGTGGCCCACCCCAACTGAAAGGACGCCCACCCACCACACTCAGCTCCAACTCTGGCCAGTCCCGGTAGCCATAGCCGACGTCGTAGTCCTGGAGCAGTTCTAGCTGAATTTGGAACCAGTCTTCGTGCTCACGGTTGTAAGGGCATTTCTGCCTGCCCCACTCTGTGGCCGTGTACCAGGCATCGTGGTTGCCGAACACAGTTGCTTTTGGCAAATCCAAAGCCGCAATCCTGCGCACCGTCTCTAGCGACTCATTGCCAAAATCGCCCACGAACAGAACCAGATCAACCTCTAGAGCCTTCAAGGCGCGGTGATCTTCTAAATCCCAAGCATCGTGAACATCACCAACGGCTGCAATGCGAAGGGTACGCTTTGAAATCGACATGGTTGAAGAGTGAGCGGGGAAGTAAGCGAGTGCTATTCAATTCAGCACTCTATTCGATGGGCTCAGTGGGGTCAGTGTAGCCCTGGATGTTCTCAGGCCCAAAAGGGCGCAGAATGTTGGTCGCGCGCCGAGTTAAGGATTCAGAGCCCCGCACAACGATCAGGTACTTGCCTTGATCCAGACGGTTGCGATAGGTCAGGGCATCACCCCCACCTACGGCCAGACCGACCCCACCGCCTACCACATAAGCTCCCAAAGCACCCGATAAAGCTCCCAATAAACCGCCTAGCGCCCCATTGCCTAGCGTCCCTAGCCCCTCTAGTAGAGTGAGGCCAGTAATACGGTTAAAAGCAAAACCGGCAAAAAAGCCAAAGGGGATCAGCCAAGTTGACATGAGATTGATTTGTTTCTGTGCCTGCTCTTTGGGATCAATCAGGCCGTACTCATCCGCGCTTTTGTAACCGCGACCTAGAATCGCTACTGCCTGCATCGGCAGATCTTCTTTTTCCAAAGCGGTATAGGCCGCTTCAGCCGTATTTCGGTCACTGAGGACGGTAACCAAATAGTTGGACATAATCCTTCGGGACGCACTCTGCCTCAATATCTCACGGGTTTGCTAAAGACAGCATCCATCCGCTTAGGTATCAGCAGCGGATCTCAATAAGCTTTCAATCCAGGCTAGAGCTAGACAGCCATAAGCAAGATTGGCAACTGGTAGGTTTGAGCACAGAAACCAGACCAGGCTCGCTTGAGGGCGATGGCACAATCAGCTCGACTAGCTTGAGCGCTCAGGCTAGCAAGTTCGTAATCAAGCCAGGCATGCAGGCGGACCTGGTGCTCAAGACTAAGGCTCAAACCAGCAATGAACAGACGCTGGCTGTAGTAGTGGCCCTCTCCTATCTCCCCTGCCGGAGGCTCTACCCGCTGCAACTGCACACCCAGAGCCACTTCAAAGGGCTCCTTCTGCACAACAGCGTCAACAATAAGGCGAAGCGGCAGGGAACGCTGTTGTGCAGAAGATGACATAGAGGTTGGGGCTGTAGCCAACGGGGATCAGGATGGCTACAGCCTACCAATACTGAGAAAGATTGGCAATAAGGATGAGAGGCCTTCACAGTAAGTTTAAGCAGCGTAGTTTCTGACTAGCCCACGCGCAGGGGCATAGAGACATAGTCAGTCAACACAACTAGTAGCAAAGAGGAGGTCCGGGTGGGGATGCAACCTTCTAAGCTTGGGTTGGCTTCTTAGTCCTTAGGTCAGCTGGGGTAAGAGCTGTCCCTCAGGACTGACACCAATGATTGTGAACTGGCAATCCAATACTTTGAAGCCATACTTCTCAGCGATTTTGCGCGCCGTCTTACACACCTGGTCGTTGTGAAATTCCTGAATGCGATTGGTGCGCACACAGACCAGGTGGTGATGGTGGGGGGCTGGGACCAACTGCTCAGCGGTTTCGTCTTCCTGCAACAGATCACCAGGAACAGCATTCAAACAGAACTCACGGTTCAGCTCGTAGTAATGCTCCTTGTTGGGGAACTCCAATT
The Leptolyngbya sp. FACHB-261 DNA segment above includes these coding regions:
- a CDS encoding cell division protein SepF, with amino-acid sequence MNNIFSKLRDFVSFNEPVDYEYEYDELDQGEDYQNLYQEENARPESEEAAGRRRRNRRDRVTSLGGPVSNEVGAVGGGMSGHTSNVIGMPGATNGLSEVLVMEPRSFEEMPQAIQALRERKSVVLNLTMMDPDQAQRAVDFVAGGTYAIDGHQERIGESIFLFTPNCVQVSTQSGMPQEAPYPRPARPAAPTPAWTADAAVSRFAQ
- the smpB gene encoding SsrA-binding protein SmpB, which produces MAEHGGKVLADNRQARHYFEILETYEAGIELTGTEVKSIRAGKANLRDAFARFRNGELLLMNMHVSPHQNTTQAFNHDPLRNRKLLMHRQEIRKLVGKVEQKGLTLVILKLYLKNGWIKADVALAKGKKLHDKRDDLKQKQAKREIERAMKVR
- a CDS encoding TIGR04168 family protein, which gives rise to MSISKRTLRIAAVGDVHDAWDLEDHRALKALEVDLVLFVGDFGNESLETVRRIAALDLPKATVFGNHDAWYTATEWGRQKCPYNREHEDWFQIQLELLQDYDVGYGYRDWPELELSVVGGRPFSWGGPLWKHEEFYHTYFDVNSFADSTDRILSGVKAANQPSLIFLAHCGPTGLGDAPEAPCGRDWQPIGGDHGDPDLEQAIVKARSAGRAVPLVVFGHMHHQLRHTKTQKRQRVHRDAAGTVYLNAADVPRIVRSPEHTLRNFSLIQLSDGVVQDINLLWLDEALNIQSQETLYSEAEPVTDSALCSL
- a CDS encoding Fur family transcriptional regulator, yielding MKLLDYTASALKEELHRVGFRMTNQRREILDFFLNLPEGEHLSAQEVHQRTAAQGSRASLSTVYRCLKLMARLGLLRELEFPNKEHYYELNREFCLNAVPGDLLQEDETAEQLVPAPHHHHLVCVRTNRIQEFHNDQVCKTARKIAEKYGFKVLDCQFTIIGVSPEGQLLPQLT